The segment TGTTTGGTCTGATAATGGGTCCCATGTAACTTGTTTATGTTGAAGGGGTCAAGCGGAGAAGGAGTTTAGAGTGGAAGTAGAAGCTATTGGGCGTGTACGGCATAAGAATCTAGTTAGGCTTTTAGGTTACTGCGTTGAAGGTGCATACAGGTAATGCTCGATATGTACTTCATTTTGTCACAAGACTCGtaactaatgttttttttttttgaaactaggATGTTAGTGTATGACTATGTGGATAATGGCAACCTAGAGCAGTGGATACATGGTGATGTCGGGGACAAGAGTCCTCTAACTTGGGACATTCGTACCAATATAATACTCGGCATGGCAAAAGGGTATGTATAGTCGCCAGCGATTGATAGCTTGCGATAGTGAATCTATACGTTAACTTATTTGTTGTTATAATCCATGCAGATTGGCGTATCTACACGAGGGTCTTGAGCCGAAAGTGGTCCATAGGGATATTAAATCAAGTAACATCTTGCTTGATCGTCAATGGAATGCTAAGGTATCTGATTTTGGACTCGCTAAGCTGTTGTTCTCCGAGAGCAGTTACGTGACAACCCGTGTCATGGGAACTTTCGGGTAAGttctttttgtttgtatataatctataaaatcttgaaaatatatagcatTTAAAATGTTCTTGATTTGGTTTGTTATATAGTTATGTTGCGCCAGAATATGCTTGCACCGGGATGTTGAATGAGAAGAGTGATATCTATAGTTTCGGGATATTGATTATGGAGTTGATCACTGGAAGAAACCCGGTTGATTATAGTCGACCTCAAGGAGaggtaacacaaaaaaaaaaccatatggGTTCATCAAAACGATGGTATGGTTCTTGATATCGTCTTGTTTTTGGTTATAGGTGAATTTGGTTGAGTGGCTAAAAACTATGGTTGGAAACAGAAGGTCAGAGGAAGTAATCGACCCAAAAATAGTTGAACCGCCGTCATCAAAGGCTCTTAAACGCTTGTTGCTAGTTGCATTGCGTTGTGTGGATCCTGATGCTAATAAGAGGCCTAAAATGGGTCATATTATACACATGCTTGAAGCTGAAGACTTGTTCTATCGCGACGTGAGTGTACATTAGAATCACAATGAACATTTTTCAAGTGATGACGTTTATTTGCTCACTGAATATTTTTCGTAGCAGGAACGACGTGCCGTGAGGGAGAATGAAAGCCGCGATCATAACCAGATACAGGCTGCCGTTTCAGCAGCCTGAGACCAGCGCAAGTGACAGTTCAAGAGACGGTAGATAAAAGATGTTCCGGCCACtaattttttcagatttttctcttttgtttttggtttaatcaaatttttaattgttatgtgtgacaaaaatattatttattttatttttagtaggCGTATGATTAAGAATGTTCACTGTATAACATTGCCAAAGCAAATACATAAAGCTGAATGCACAGAACAAAACGAATAAGAAGTTCTGTTTAATTTTGCGAAAACTGAACAATATGAAAGCTCTAAGACACATTACAAAAGctagatttaattattttgctGTAGGAAAAGATAACGTCTAACTCCTGATAATTATGGGTTGATAATATGAGGTGTGGACCAATGTAGCTGTTATTTTCAACATAAGATTGATAGGAGTTATCTTCACACATATAGACCAATAAATCAGTGTCATGGTCGCTTTCGCCCGTTTGGGTCCAAAATTGCCATAAGCACattccttatctgtttcaacaCGTAAGTAACAAAATGGTGAACAAGATTATATCTTCTCATCCTTTCGTAAGAGGCCACAGTTTCTCAAGTAATACACTATCCAATACTATCTTTTATCAAACTTAATTAGCATTGGCTGTGCTTATGTGAAAGATAAGTCTGATCTTTGTAGTTTGTTGAAGGTTCTGTAATACTTACAAGTTTTAGATACTAACAttttaccacaaaaaaaaaaagttttagataCTGCAAAAAGTAAAGGTCGCCAGGTCGTAATGCATGAGGTTTCCAGGTTTCCATGTCGTCATGTCTCCGGCTCGTCAAATCGTCTGGTCTCGGCCAGGCCGTCAAGTCTCTGGTTCATGAGGTCGCAGGTGACCAAGTCGTCAGATCCTCAAGTGTCAAGTCTCCAGATTCTTGAGTCTTTAGGTCGTTAAATCGTCTATGTAACTAGGCAACTAAACAACTAGAAAGCTAGAGTTAGGCAGTTAAAGAACTAAGTAAAACCGCTAGGAAGCTAAATAAGGCCTCTAAAATGTTATATCTCCATTGTGAAAGAGTAAATGATAAAATGATATAAGAGCGAGTGGATGACTTTCTTTTGATAATGAGTGTGAAGACCTTAAGGTGAAATGTGGAAATAATTATGGGAATATTCTTCTCTttccttctctttttttctctttttaatgtTATAGAATAATCTATCATATCTAATTTTGGGCTCGatttatatattatcaatttttaatttataagaaattagtgtaatttaatttatactattttaacactaataatttattttattattagtatataatgatataaaaattataacatacattataaaaataacaaacctatgaaattaataaaatagttatatttttagtGAATGGTGATGTAGTAAAAGCTTCTATAACTTCCTTTCAGTTGTAGAAGTTTTTCCGATGATGATGCTTCATCGACCTCTTTCGATGATCATGATTCATTGAGTTTATGTTTAAGATTATTTCGATGATATTTTTCATCGATTTCATGTTGATGATAATAAACATATTAGAGTTTCAATCGCAAAATAATGACATGTTAGATGGATAATTGGAAATTGTAATAAATGTTTTCATGTTAGGTGAAAACCGACTTCGATCTGAAAATCTTTCTTGCAAGTAATACATCAACACTCTAATATTTAAATGATTGTGAAACTGCCATATCACCGTGATAATATATTACaaatgtgaaaatatttattacaaaTGCTTTTCTTTTGATATATAAGAGATTTATTATCACtaaatagaaataaattatcatattaGTGACCATTCAAGACTTTGACCAAAATTTCGATCAAGAACTTAACTAAGATCTTGACTGAGACTTTGACCCGTGCCAAATGGATTAGATCttcataaacttttgtgatgaTAGGCCTTTAGTTAGCGTTTCAAGACCAGATCATGGACAACATTTTGGCAGAGATAATACCCACCTCCAACACATGCCACATTTGTTTGATTCCTCCTATAAGAAGGCGTTTAAAGTGTTGTACGTTTCCTTTGGGCATTTTATTATTACAGACTAGTAGCACTAACTCTGTAAGAACACACCCCCAGCTCCTTCCTCCTCCTATTTATACTTCCTCTGTAAGCAAAAGagtttacaaaattataattagttttatCTCCCTTCCCTTTCATTATTTCCTTTGCTTCTGAACTCGTCTCTCTTTTTTGAGCTTAAATACACAGAGAATGTTCTTTAGCTGTGTAAACCCATTCAAAGCTCTGTTTCCAAAGAAGAACAATGCATGCATATCCCCACATCTTCTCTTTCTAGTGAACAAATTCGAAATAAGTTTGACGGCATCGATCGCAGAACTTGTACCAaaggatgatgatgaggatgactTTCTTACTTATTCTTGGATGATTGACGCAATGCACTCTCTTTGTGAGACGCACTTGGGTTTCACGACACTCATGACCACCGATGTAGACCTTCCTCATGTATCCGACATGGAAGAAAGTTTGATTGAGATGTATGTTGACATCAGTTCGAAGCTGCTTGACCTCTGCGACGCCTTCACCTCAGAGCTGTACCGTCTTAACCACGGAAACATGTTTCTCAACATTGCTTTTAGTAATCCTGATGAGTTTCATTCATCGCATCTCGACCGTTGGAAGCAGCACATGGCTTCCAAGAACCCGAGCATCGAAAACTGCGGTAAAGTTTTGAGAAGTCTTGCTGAATCCCTGAATCATCATTATAATAGTCTCTACAAGAAGATGACGAAGAAGGAGAAAcaatatgaaaaagaaaaagttctCCTGCGAGCTTTATATGGTGTAATGGCCAATACTTTATACATATTCAGCGTGTTTGCTGCAGCGTTCACTCGTTCTTCCAAGAATCTCTTGCATTTAACCATTCCAAAGgagatggaggaggaggaggaggttcgTTGGGGACAAGCTTTCGTGGAACTGCAGAACATGGTCAAGCCGAAGACCCGAAACACGTCCTTATCAAAGAGATTCGGGGTTATAAGAGATCTCGAGGCTGTTGAATCTGGCGTGGAGAAGCTTTTTACGCAGCGGTCCAAGAAGGGTGTCCTAATTTATTGATGGTGATGGAGCCATTGAAGCAATCAGTGAAAGAACTTTCAGAAAGGTATGATCTTATCTACAAGGCAACGCGTTGCTTGTGGGACACGGTGATTCTTGCTCGAGACGCAGTGAGTGAGAGGCTCCTGACATAAAAAATTAAGAGTGACGTTGCCGATGTTTATGAGTGTTAAGACTTGTTTGTGAGTTGTGTAGGATGTTTTTCTTCTTGTCTCATGTTCAGTCTgtaatgataacaataaaaaatgaaacaaaatacatgcatgcatgcatgcacGTCTCAAGTTATTCTCAGCATAAACTATTGAATCAAATCGATTTTGGATTAGATTCATGATAAGCAATAATAACACACAATCAGTGAATTAGATTTCTCCAGATCCAACAAATACAAGGTATTTTCCATTAATCTGATGCTTGACATGGATTTTCATGTTACTGATAATTTCAAGTCAAGATCattcaacttttattttttgtagccTAGGCATTGGCGCATTCTCTATTGGAGGCAGAACATATAGAATATTGCTCCACCCGGCTAAATAGGCTTTCTGAAGCTTAACCAGTTCGATGTCGTGTGATAATCTTACTATTAATCCCAACAATCTAATATAAGGTCAACCACCACAAATGCACTTGCCTatacaattttaatattttataaatccctaaaaattgttaatttaCTTTTATTAGATTAGTTAACAAttggaaattaaattaaattgtaaCAATAAGACTTAGACTATCTCCAATGattcattctatttttttcagaataaagtaattttataatagaattgAATTCTTCTCtaataatactttattttagaataaaaaatagagtggtaaataaaaaacaaatgaatttttctatttatatcgTGAACcaatttttactctattataatATGTCTAAACCGTACTTTATTTTCcattctaaaatagaatttatagTAAAAATGATTCAATGATATTCAATTTTTTACTctgtaatatattaaaaataagtatagtttatatatatagtgtagTCCATTTATCTTTTACtcatcattctatttttcactataaaataaaattcatttagACTAAAATACAACTCTACTATAgagttattttttatataaaaaaagagtACATTATTGAAAATTGTCTTATAGAGTAACAAGTAAATTGGAATTAAAGTATTTTTACTTTAGTTctattttataatgaaaatagAATAGAATTGAAGATGCTCCTACAACTGTTctagtatagtatatatatatttcattttcacCGTTAACCGGATATTATGAATTCCAAACAGAAACGATAACTTGATATTTGTTgtatacaaaaattatatatggAATTTGTCCTACTTATATGAGTGGAGGACTACAAAAATAGAAATTAGAAAGTATACAAATGACCTTGGCTTTCTCACCGACTTGGTATGATGAAACCAAGTCCACATACACTGTAGATAGTATATACCTTCATAAAACTTCGTATATCACATAGTTCTGCTCTGCTCTGTTTGCAAACATCCCAGTTCCCGTGCATATGTTAGTATGTTACGCAGATCAACAacattaaaatctattttagaaCCAAAGAAATGTTTAGTGAGAAACTCGATCGATATGCTAAAACAATAATCACAAACTCTCggcattttacaaaaaaaaagatctaaccTCTGCAAGGTTGAAAATAGCCTTGTGATCAATTTCACAATGGTTTTGACTATACCAGCTGCATGGATCTTGATCTTGAGCATTATTGATTGCTCATTTGGCAAAGGGATCTCAACCTTTCTATCTTATCTAACAGCCGGCCTATTATTTCCATCTTAATCAAATTTGCAAACCAAGTTAAAAACACATTTATTCACACTCACATAAATTTTGTAAGAGACAGAAGTTAGGAGGAGACGCAAACCGAGCAAGATATCAAAAAGATTTGAATACAACCAATATTCTACAACTTCACAACACAtgttatacatatataactTCATAGAGAGCAAACAGTACATAGCTTTGAGGTTGTCAAACCCATAAATGCTGTTTGAGCGATTTCACGACCAGAAATGATTCATATTAGCCAAATATAAACAACCTAAACTCAAATTCATCAAAGCACATATCAGAATATAGCTTCTCAATAATATAGTAGAATAATTTCATAATTCATATAGTAGAATGACTTCAATATCCCCGACTCCATACCTCTTAGCTTGCCAGAAAACAATCTTGATCCTCACTTGCGTCTTCAGATCCACCCGGGAAACCGTCGATCCATTAGGCAAAACGTCTTGTTAAAAAGTCTGCCCCCTACTTCTTGGCCTTCTTATTGTGTTATTATAACCTTGGCTCTATAGTAACGCGATATGAATTGTTTCTGGAGAAAGAAAGGTGGACAACGTCGTAGTAGATTCCTTTTGGTATTTGTTTATCAgaatttttgtttggttatataTTTCATGTAAAATAACTGTTTTAGAATTTAATTAATGTGatttttcaattaaaataataatttatcaaaCTTTTTGTTGAGTTGGCATAGCTTAAAAACCTCTAAATTAGTTTAAACTAGTATGTCTCCCGTGCTATGCACGGACGTTgcttatatatagagagagagagatatgatTTACAGTGAACAAATGTCATTGTTAATCACAAACAGAAAACCAAAATATGGATCTCTTATATTTACACATTGGTCTGATTCTTTTGGGGAGTTTAGGATCAGAAAGTAAACAGAAAATAATATCACCacaattctataatattattattttttttttgaaacttctataatattataaatatataaaataaaatataagaaagactgtggttaaaaaaaaaaaggatcaaCCTGGTTAGGTTATTTTGATCGAGAGTAAACATGAGTATTTTCTCGTCTCTCCTCTCACCCAAGCTTCTTAAGctctaattgttttttcttcttttccgaAAGCATGAAGCTTTATTTGTTACCTTCTAGTTATCACCacaatttttttccttttttttgtaacttatcaccacaatttttcttcttctacttttttctttttttttgacaaaaggtttttcttcttcttgtgttgCTTCCAAAGTTTTTTTAGGTTGTTCTAATAAAAAAGAAGTTTCTTTAGGACCTTGTAAGTGTGCTTTAAAATGAGTCGCTCTTACTCTCCCTCCCTTTATTATCACCACCAGAATAAATAAACTTATTCTAGCAAAATTGAGAATCAGTTTAGGCTTTTTTGAAATGTTGTTGAATTTTGTTTACATTTTCCTTATCACGTAGATTTTGCCAATATTTACAgaaggcaaaaaaaaataagtagatTAGAAGGGATagatgtttaagaaaataaattcaaCAACACGCAAATTTTATTCGAACATGAAGAGTTCGGGCGTTTTCAGTCTTACTAACCTGGACCTTACGTTCATCTGCGATCTTCGGCTCCGCTTACCCGTCCACAgaaaatttgtgtgtttcttAGTTCATCGAAAAAGGCTTTTTCTAGAAGACTGTTGTTATGCCACGGTTTGGccagaggtttttttttttactgaaccAGATGTTTATATGAAGTTATCATCAAACTTTAGAAAGAGACGTCAACTTTTTCACAGAATCttagaatttataatttttgaatgaAAATAGATATGGATTTTGTTTGTGGCATCgtgatttataaatattttctagagaaaacaATAACGGTTCTAAAAGTAGTGAAATCATGATGTAGTGTGAGAAATTTCAGGgattatgtaatttttaaataaaaatgaatttaaagATAAATAACCGAATGAaactgttttctttttttcatttatgctttttctttaatttgtaaaataaaaaatgccaTGTGTCAGATTTTTATTCGTTAGGcgacttgcgctttagtatataagggatgaTTACAAATAGTTTAACCTTCTAacttctaacttttaacgtgcaatcatttaattacaaaattatttcgcaaataatagtatagatagatagatttaTAATGGaaacaatataatttaaatgtCATTATGTggaaataaataaccaaattatgaatatttaaaattagtgACCAAGATTTTGATCAAGACCTTGACTAAGAGTTTGACCAATGCAAATGGATTAGATcttcataaatttttttatgatgATGTACCTTTGATTAGCTTTTTTTAGACCAGATCCTGGACCGAATTTTGAGAAGGGTAAAACCCACCTCCAACACACGACACTTTTATTAGTCCTCCTCCTATTTATACTTTATCTGCGAGCAAAAGGGTTTGCTAAATTGTAATTAGTTTTATCTCTCTTCCCTTTGCTTCTGAACTCTTGTCTCTTTTCAGCGTAAATAAATACGCAGAGAATGTTCTTTAGCTGTGGAAACCCATTCAAGGCTCTGTTTCCAAAGAAGAACAATGCATGCATGTCCTCACATCTTGTCTCTCTATTGAACAACTTCGAGACAAGTTTGAGGGTATCGATTGCAGAACTTGTACCAAAGGATGATGATAAGAATGGTTTTATCACTGTTTCTTGGATGATTCAAGCAATGCACTCTCTTTGTGAGATACACCAGTGTATCTCGACACTCATGACCACAGATGTAGACCTTCCTGTATCCGACATGGAAGAAAGTATGTACGCTGACATCAGTTCGAAGCTGCTTGAAGTCTGCAACGCCTTCACCTCGGAGCTGGCCCGGCTTAACCACGGAAACATGTTACTCAAGTTTGCTTTTAGTGATCCTGATGAGGTTTCTTTATCGCATATCGACTGTTGGAGGCAGCACATGGCTTCCAAGAACCCTAGAATCGAAAACTGCGGTGAGGTTTTGAGTAATCTTGTTGAATCCATGAGTGATGATCATGATCTTCATGGTCTCAAAAAGAAGgtgaataagaagaagaagaaacaatacgaagaagaaaaacttctcATGCGAGCCCTATATGGTGTTAAGGCCACGACTTTATACATATTCAGCGTGTTTGCTGCAGCGTTTTCTGGTTCTTCCGagaatattttgtatataaacattCGAAAGGAGATGAAGGAGGACGAGGAGGAGGTTCCATGGGAAAAAGCATTCATGGAACTGCAGAACGTGATCATGAACACGTTCTTATCGAACAGATTCATGGTTATAAAAGATGTTAAGGCTGTTGAATCTGGTGTGGAGATGGTTTACGCGGCGGTTCAAGAAGGCTCAGTTCCTAATTCGTTGATGGTGGAGCCACTGAAGCAATCAGTGATGATACTTTCAGAAAGGTTTGATCATGTCTCCAAGGAAACGAGTTTCTTGTTCGATACCGTGAACTCCGCTCGAGACGCATTGTTCGAGAGGCTCAGAACCAAATACGAATATGAGTTAGCTGAGAGTAACGTTGCTGAATGCCGATGATCATGTTAAGACTTGTTTGGGAGTAGTGTAGGGTGTGTTTCTTGTCTCATGTTCAGTGTgtaatgataacaataaaaatgaaacaaaatgcatgcatgcatgcatgtctcaagttttttttttggtaaaatgtctCAAGTTATTCCCAGCATAAACTATTGATCAGATCAATTTTGGATTAGATTCTTGATAAGCAAGCGTAACACACAAGTAATGAATCAGATTTACAGGTCCAACAAATAAAAGTATTTTTACTTTAATCTGATGCTTGAcacatggatttttttttatctctttcaTGCTTTTATCTCTTTATATAGTTGTGAATTGTGATAACCATTTCATGATCCtagtttgtatttgtttgatacatgacattttttttttcagttttagcctcaaaacaaataataaacacCAAAgctattttttctaatttgagtttgaataataagaacCACGCAACAAGAAAATTGACTATTGCTATATTTGCAAGTGTAACTTAGATGACATAAAgtgtattatttataaaattggaaccatatataaaaacttattcaaaaaattaccaaaaagagagtaaagagattatttcttttatatatgtttcaaGTTTCTGGTAATGGGGCTAATTAGTGAGTTTTATTCATTTGTCCTTGTTCTTTTATTAAGAGGCGACGTTTTGTTTATCAGATATTTTTTTGGGTTATGTATTTCATGTGAAATAAAATAGCTAAGTTGGCATGGATTAGGAACCTCCaaaaattagttaatttttatattgtatagaTTTCTAGGTAGAGAATCTAGAGATAATACAATTAATTGTTATAAAACGGAAAtaaattatcttctaaatgactATCAAAACTATTGACCAAGACCTTGACCAATGCAAATGGATTAGATCTTCATAAATTTTATGACGATGGGTACCACCAGATCCTGAACCGGATTTTGGGAAGAACCCACCTCCAACACAGGACACATATATATACTCTCTGCAAGCAAGAGGGTTTGCTAAATTGTATTTAGTTTCATCTCCGTTCCCTATCATTAGTTATTTTGCTTCTAAACTCTTGTCTCCACTTTCAGTTAATATGAGGTGTTTCTTTAGCTGTGTAAACCCATTGAAGGCTCAGTTTCCAAAGAAGAACAATGCATGCATATCCCCACCTCTTCTCTCTCTACTGAATAACTTCGAGACAAGTTTGAGGCTATCGATTACAAAACTTATACTAAAGGATGATGATAAGAATGCTTTTCTCACTGTTTCTTGGATGATTCAAGCAATGCGCTCTCTTTGTGAGACACACCAGAGTATCAAGACACTCGTGACCGATCTAAACCTTCTTGTATCCCACACGGAAGAAAGTTTGATGTATGCGTACTCCGACATTAGCTCGAAGCTGCTTCAACTCTGCGACGCCTTCATCTTAGAGCTGGACCGTATCAACCACGTAAACTTGTTACTCAAGCTTGCTTTTAGTAATGCTGAGGAATTTTCTCTATCGCAGTTCAACTGTTGGAGGCAGCTCATGGCTTCCAAGAACCCTAGTATCGAAAACTGCGGTGAGGTTTTGAGTAGTCTTGTTGAATCCATGAATCGTTATCATCGTCTCTACAAGAAGAAACAATCTGAAAAAGTAAAAGTCTTCATGCGAGCTCTATATGGTGTAATGGTCAAGACCTTATACATATGCAGCGTGTTTGCTGCAGCGTTCTCTGGTTCTTCCAAGAATATATTGTATCTAACCATTCCAAAGGAGATGGAGGAGGTTCCATGGGAACAAGCATTCATGGAACTTCAGAACATGATCAATCGGGAGATCAAGAACACGTTGTTTTCAGATAAATTCACGGGTATAAAAGATATTCAGGCTGTTGAATCTGGTGCGGAGAAGCTTTACGCAGAGGTCCAAAAAAAGCTAGCTCCTAATATGTTGATGGCGGAGTTACTGAAGCGATCAGTGATTGAAATTCCAGAAAGGTTTGATATTATCTCCAACGAAACGCGTTGTTTGCGGGAGACAATGATCTCTGCTCGAGAAGCATTGTTCAAGAGGGGTTGGAACAAAATATGAAGATGAGTTGGGAGTGAGTGATGTTGCCAATGATTATGAGTGTTAAGACTTGTTTGTGAGTAGTGTAGGGTGTGTTTCTTCTTGTCTCATGTTATGTATGAGGGCTTTTAAAGAAGTTCCTTCAGAATTCATGCACGCATGCATGTCATCAAGTTATTCTCACCCCCATAAACTATGGAGTCAAATTAATTTTGGATTAGATTCTTGATAAGCAAGCATAAAACACAATCAATGAATCAGATTTATCCAGGTCCAACAAATACAAGatattttttcctctaataTGATGCTTGACatagattttcatgtttaccatgCTTTTATCTCTTTGATCCTAAAACAACGATCATCATTATAAATAGTTGTGATAACAACTTCATGATCTTACAGTTTTAGCTGAAGAcaaataataaaaccaaagttaGTTTTTGCTAATTTGAGTTTGAATACTAAGAACCacacaacaacaagaaaatTGACTATTGCTATTTGCAAGTGAACTTTGTGACATAAAgtgtattatttatatttataaacttggAAGCAAATCTACAAAGCAAGCAGATTGTTTCTTcctttttattcataaaattacaaaaaaaaagagagaaaaagagatatATGAGTTTGACAACTATATATGCACCTCCAGGTCCTCATCAGGCTGTGTCGCTACATAACCATATTCTCCAGCATTTGACTTATTACATTATTTcgtattttattttagtgttcGGTCCTTCACACATGCATAGGAAGATGTTCATACATATAGCTTAAACATATTTAGCCACAGA is part of the Brassica rapa cultivar Chiifu-401-42 chromosome A09, CAAS_Brap_v3.01, whole genome shotgun sequence genome and harbors:
- the LOC103836893 gene encoding probable serine/threonine-protein kinase At1g01540 isoform X2, producing MNQNLITKKKMTISVLNPDHINAELSKPTSIFGLKLWVVIGILLGSLIVIALFFLSLCLTSRRRNRKPRHADFASAAVATPPVSKEIQEIVRPPAQQDHHYHPTQPEIQVDIGKAEHRVVFSDRVSSGESRGTVSASETASYSGSGCVGPEVSHLGWGRWYTLRELEAATNGLCEENVIGEGGYGIVYRGILNDGTKVAVKNLLNNRGQAEKEFRVEVEAIGRVRHKNLVRLLGYCVEGAYRMLVYDYVDNGNLEQWIHGDVGDKSPLTWDIRTNIILGMAKGLAYLHEGLEPKVVHRDIKSSNILLDRQWNAKVSDFGLAKLLFSESSYVTTRVMGTFGYVAPEYACTGMLNEKSDIYSFGILIMELITGRNPVDYSRPQGEVNLVEWLKTMVGNRRSEEVIDPKIVEPPSSKALKRLLLVALRCVDPDANKRPKMGHIIHMLEAEDLFYRDERRAVRENESRDHNQIQAAVSAA
- the LOC103836893 gene encoding probable serine/threonine-protein kinase At1g01540 isoform X1, with the translated sequence MNQNLITKKKMTISVLNPDHINAELSKPTSIFGLKLWVVIGILLGSLIVIALFFLSLCLTSRRRNRKPRHADFASAAVATPPVSKEIQEIVRPPAQQDHHYHPTQPEIQVDIGKAEHRVVFSDRVSSGESRGTVSASETASYSGSGCVGPEVSHLGWGRWYTLRELEAATNGLCEENVIGEGGYGIVYRGILNDGTKVAVKNLLNNRGQAEKEFRVEVEAIGRVRHKNLVRLLGYCVEGAYRMLVYDYVDNGNLEQWIHGDVGDKSPLTWDIRTNIILGMAKGLAYLHEGLEPKVVHRDIKSSNILLDRQWNAKVSDFGLAKLLFSESSYVTTRVMGTFGYVAPEYACTGMLNEKSDIYSFGILIMELITGRNPVDYSRPQGEVNLVEWLKTMVGNRRSEEVIDPKIVEPPSSKALKRLLLVALRCVDPDANKRPKMGHIIHMLEAEDLFYRDQERRAVRENESRDHNQIQAAVSAA
- the LOC103836894 gene encoding protein BPS1, chloroplastic; translation: MFFSCGNPFKALFPKKNNACMSSHLVSLLNNFETSLRVSIAELVPKDDDKNGFITVSWMIQAMHSLCEIHQCISTLMTTDVDLPVSDMEESMYADISSKLLEVCNAFTSELARLNHGNMLLKFAFSDPDEVSLSHIDCWRQHMASKNPRIENCGEVLSNLVESMSDDHDLHGLKKKVNKKKKKQYEEEKLLMRALYGVKATTLYIFSVFAAAFSGSSENILYINIRKEMKEDEEEVPWEKAFMELQNVIMNTFLSNRFMVIKDVKAVESGVEMVYAAVQEGSVPNSLMVEPLKQSVMILSERFDHVSKETSFLFDTVNSARDALFERLRTKYEYELAESNVAECR
- the LOC103836895 gene encoding protein BPS1, chloroplastic, whose product is MRCFFSCVNPLKAQFPKKNNACISPPLLSLLNNFETSLRLSITKLILKDDDKNAFLTVSWMIQAMRSLCETHQSIKTLVTDLNLLVSHTEESLMYAYSDISSKLLQLCDAFILELDRINHVNLLLKLAFSNAEEFSLSQFNCWRQLMASKNPSIENCGEVLSSLVESMNRYHRLYKKKQSEKVKVFMRALYGVMVKTLYICSVFAAAFSGSSKNILYLTIPKEMEEVPWEQAFMELQNMINREIKNTLFSDKFTGIKDIQAVESGAEKLYAEVQKKLAPNMLMAELLKRSVIEIPERFDIISNETRCLRETMISAREALFKRGWNKI